The Pseudomonas baetica genome includes a region encoding these proteins:
- a CDS encoding isochorismate lyase encodes MEEIRREIDALDQVVIQLLGKRFHYVLAASKFKTSATSVRAPERFKAMLLTRREWAEAEGLNPDAIEKMYSDLVNHFIAEEMKHWAAQQDDT; translated from the coding sequence ATGGAGGAAATCCGGCGCGAGATCGATGCCCTTGATCAGGTTGTCATTCAACTGCTGGGCAAGCGCTTTCACTACGTACTCGCAGCCTCGAAGTTCAAGACCTCGGCGACTTCAGTTCGTGCGCCAGAGCGGTTCAAAGCCATGCTATTAACTCGACGCGAGTGGGCAGAGGCGGAGGGCCTGAATCCGGATGCAATCGAGAAAATGTACAGCGACCTGGTGAATCACTTCATTGCAGAAGAGATGAAGCACTGGGCTGCTCAACAAGATGACACTTGA
- a CDS encoding TraR/DksA family transcriptional regulator: protein MTKDKLLAMPADDYMNAEQHAFFSELLQNMKVETHERIEQNRIAIESLDTPADPADAASVEEERTWLVNAIDRDQRMLPQLEQALERIKEDSFGWCDDSGEPIGLKRLLISPTTKYCIEAQERHEQIDKHQRQA from the coding sequence ATGACAAAGGACAAGTTGCTGGCCATGCCGGCAGATGACTACATGAATGCAGAGCAACACGCTTTCTTCAGTGAGCTGTTGCAGAACATGAAAGTCGAAACCCACGAGCGCATTGAGCAAAACCGTATCGCCATCGAAAGCCTGGACACTCCGGCTGACCCGGCGGACGCGGCTTCGGTTGAAGAAGAGCGCACCTGGCTGGTCAACGCGATTGATCGCGACCAGCGCATGCTGCCGCAACTGGAACAAGCCCTTGAGCGCATCAAGGAAGACAGCTTTGGCTGGTGCGACGACAGCGGCGAGCCTATTGGCCTGAAACGTCTGCTGATCAGCCCGACCACCAAGTACTGCATCGAAGCTCAAGAGCGTCACGAGCAGATCGACAAGCACCAGCGTCAGGCCTGA
- a CDS encoding IS3 family transposase (programmed frameshift), giving the protein MTKQRRSFSAEFKREAADLVLKQNYSYIEASRSLGIGESALRRWVDQVQQERQGVTPQSKALTPEQQKIQELEARIARLEREKSIFKKGYRALDVGRSRAYALINQLSVHEPIDWLCKVFEVTRSCYYAQRLRRRTPDVERLRLRSRVSELFSQSRSAAGSRSILSLMRDDGEQLGRFKVRSLMRELELVSKQPGSHAYKRATVERLDIPNILNREFDVPAPNQVWCGDITYIWAQGKWHYLAVVLDLCTRRVVGWALSEKPDADLVIKALDMAYEQRGKPQGLLFHSDQGSQYASRLFRQRLWRYRMRQSMSRRGNCWDNAPMERVFRSLKTEWIPTTGYRTAQEAQRDISHFLMHQYNWVRPHQFNGGLAPARAEEKLNVVSGIS; this is encoded by the exons ATGACCAAACAACGCCGTTCCTTTTCTGCTGAATTCAAGCGCGAGGCTGCCGACCTCGTACTCAAACAAAACTACAGCTACATCGAAGCCAGCCGTTCACTCGGCATCGGCGAATCGGCCCTGCGCCGCTGGGTTGATCAGGTTCAGCAGGAGCGCCAAGGCGTCACTCCACAGAGCAAAGCGCTGACTCCGGAACAGCAGAAAATCCAGGAGCTGGAAGCCCGGATTGCCCGCCTTGAACGGGAAAAATCGATAT TTAAAAAAGGCTACCGCGCTCTTGATGTCGGAAGATCACGAGCGTACGCGCTGATCAATCAGCTGAGCGTCCATGAGCCGATTGATTGGCTGTGCAAGGTGTTTGAAGTCACCCGTTCGTGCTACTACGCCCAGCGCCTTAGGCGCCGAACACCTGATGTCGAACGGCTGCGGTTGCGCAGCCGGGTGAGCGAGCTGTTCTCGCAAAGTCGCAGTGCTGCGGGCAGCCGCAGCATCCTGTCGCTGATGCGTGACGACGGTGAGCAGCTCGGTCGATTCAAAGTGCGCAGCCTGATGCGCGAGCTTGAACTCGTCAGTAAACAGCCCGGATCACATGCCTATAAACGAGCGACAGTTGAACGGTTGGATATCCCGAACATCTTGAATCGGGAGTTCGATGTTCCGGCACCCAACCAGGTGTGGTGCGGCGACATCACCTACATCTGGGCCCAGGGGAAATGGCATTACCTGGCTGTCGTGCTGGATCTTTGCACACGCCGGGTAGTGGGCTGGGCGTTGTCGGAAAAGCCGGACGCCGATCTGGTTATCAAGGCGCTGGATATGGCTTACGAGCAACGAGGCAAACCTCAAGGCCTGCTGTTTCACTCGGATCAAGGGTCACAGTATGCGAGTCGTCTATTTCGCCAGCGGCTGTGGCGTTATCGGATGCGCCAGAGCATGAGCCGGCGGGGAAATTGCTGGGACAACGCGCCAATGGAGCGCGTGTTTCGCAGCTTGAAAACGGAATGGATACCGACCACGGGTTACAGAACGGCTCAAGAAGCCCAGCGCGATATCAGTCACTTCTTGATGCATCAGTACAACTGGGTTCGACCCCATCAATTCAACGGTGGGTTGGCGCCAGCTCGGGCCGAAGAAAAACTTAACGTCGTGTCCGGGATTAGTTGA
- a CDS encoding MurR/RpiR family transcriptional regulator yields MPSPDLPASDEPTLASPPITAERLLQLITEEYETLPRQLKRIASYMSQQSDRIMVDRISDIARECEVHPSAIVRFSQRFGFSGFSEMQALFRTAYTHKASPVQNYQQRIRNMIADQSQQASDGDLARECIEATRSGIERLGRELDDIAFEKAVDLITHADNIYVVGVRRSFAVADYLVYNLQHTQKRIHLVSGLGGSYREQMRSVRAGDLVIAISFTPYAKETRHCLHYARQQQANTLILTDSHLSPLAKGANSVLLVNEGSALAFRSLSATLCLCQALFVAVAYRLELNVDEIHEQAGFDD; encoded by the coding sequence ATGCCAAGCCCCGATCTGCCGGCCTCCGACGAGCCCACCCTCGCCAGCCCCCCGATCACTGCCGAGCGTCTGCTGCAACTGATCACCGAAGAATACGAAACCCTGCCGCGCCAGCTCAAACGCATCGCCAGCTACATGAGCCAGCAGAGCGACCGGATCATGGTCGACCGCATCAGCGACATCGCCCGTGAGTGCGAAGTCCACCCGTCCGCCATCGTCCGCTTCTCCCAGCGCTTCGGCTTCAGCGGTTTCAGCGAGATGCAGGCACTGTTCCGCACCGCCTACACCCACAAAGCCTCGCCGGTGCAGAACTACCAGCAACGCATCCGCAACATGATCGCCGACCAGTCGCAGCAAGCCAGCGACGGCGACCTCGCCCGCGAATGCATCGAGGCCACCCGCTCCGGCATCGAACGCCTGGGCCGCGAACTCGACGACATCGCCTTCGAAAAAGCCGTCGACCTGATCACCCACGCCGACAACATCTATGTCGTCGGCGTGCGCCGCTCCTTCGCCGTCGCCGATTACCTCGTTTACAACTTGCAACACACGCAGAAGCGCATTCACCTGGTTTCCGGGCTTGGCGGTAGTTATCGCGAGCAAATGCGCAGCGTGCGCGCAGGCGATCTGGTCATCGCCATCAGCTTCACCCCCTACGCCAAGGAAACCCGACACTGCCTGCACTACGCCCGCCAGCAGCAGGCCAACACCCTGATCCTTACCGACAGCCACCTCTCACCACTGGCCAAAGGCGCGAACAGCGTATTGCTGGTCAACGAAGGCAGCGCCCTCGCCTTTCGTTCATTGAGCGCGACCTTGTGCCTGTGCCAGGCGTTGTTCGTGGCCGTCGCCTATCGACTCGAACTGAATGTCGATGAGATTCACGAACAGGCCGGATTCGACGACTGA
- a CDS encoding DNA alkylation repair protein produces MSAPETAAPALKEIFNAERLQHIATEMSAVYPAFKAKAFLKHANDGLAELSVMQRMARVSESLHAVLPLDYEDSLEVLRELAPRLNSGFVSMCLPHYVASYGAHAFDTSMDALKYFTTFGSSEFAIRHFLRSDLERSLEQMHDWTQDENHHVRRLVSEGSRPRLPWSFRLEPIQADPQLAAGILDRLKADESLYVRKSVANHLNDVTKVHPEWVLDTIEGWSLENKHTAWIAKHALRSLIKQGDLRALTVIGAGGKPEVELLDVKVEPAVVRLGEAITLSFVVKSTVAEEQRLVIDYAIDYVKANGGVSGKVFKLKTVVLAGFGSVVVGRRQVIKDFTTRKHFVGGHGVRVMVNGEVLAATAFNIIAG; encoded by the coding sequence ATGAGCGCACCTGAAACCGCGGCACCGGCACTGAAAGAGATCTTTAACGCTGAGCGTTTGCAACACATCGCCACAGAAATGAGCGCCGTGTATCCGGCGTTTAAGGCCAAGGCGTTTTTGAAGCATGCCAATGATGGACTGGCTGAGTTGTCGGTGATGCAGCGGATGGCCCGCGTCAGCGAAAGCCTGCACGCCGTGCTGCCGCTGGACTACGAAGATTCCCTCGAAGTCCTGCGCGAACTCGCCCCACGCCTGAACAGCGGATTCGTCAGCATGTGCCTGCCGCACTACGTCGCCAGCTACGGCGCGCACGCCTTCGATACCTCCATGGACGCCCTGAAATACTTCACCACCTTCGGCTCCTCCGAATTCGCCATCCGCCACTTCCTGCGCAGCGACCTGGAACGCTCTCTGGAACAAATGCACGACTGGACCCAAGACGAAAACCACCACGTCCGCCGCCTCGTCAGCGAAGGCAGCCGCCCTCGCCTGCCGTGGTCCTTTAGGTTGGAACCGATACAGGCTGATCCGCAATTGGCCGCCGGGATACTGGATCGATTAAAGGCGGATGAGAGCTTGTACGTGCGCAAGTCCGTGGCGAATCATTTGAATGACGTGACGAAGGTGCATCCGGAATGGGTGCTCGACACGATTGAAGGTTGGTCGCTGGAGAACAAACACACCGCCTGGATTGCGAAGCATGCGCTGCGCAGTTTGATCAAACAGGGGGATTTGCGGGCGCTGACGGTGATTGGCGCTGGCGGGAAGCCTGAGGTTGAGTTGCTGGATGTGAAGGTTGAGCCGGCGGTGGTGAGACTGGGGGAAGCGATTACGTTGTCGTTTGTGGTGAAGTCGACGGTGGCTGAGGAGCAGAGGTTGGTGATTGATTATGCGATTGACTATGTTAAGGCGAATGGCGGGGTTTCGGGGAAGGTTTTCAAGTTGAAGACGGTGGTGTTGGCGGGGTTTGGGAGTGTGGTGGTGGGACGGCGCCAAGTGATTAAGGATTTTACGACGCGTAAGCATTTTGTTGGGGGGCATGGGGTGAGAGTGATGGTTAATGGGGAAGTGTTGGCAGCTACCGCGTTTAACATCATTGCGGGATGA
- a CDS encoding DUF2789 family protein, with protein sequence MDLPTYDLKTLFDQLGLPSEGTAIDDFIETHQLDADIKLIDADFWTPSQAQLLKEWLRGDGEEAVVVDELNLRLHHDK encoded by the coding sequence ATGGATTTGCCGACTTACGATCTGAAAACCCTGTTTGATCAACTGGGACTGCCTTCGGAAGGCACAGCAATCGACGACTTCATCGAAACCCATCAACTGGACGCCGACATCAAACTGATCGACGCCGATTTCTGGACGCCGTCACAGGCACAACTGCTGAAGGAATGGTTACGGGGTGATGGCGAAGAAGCCGTGGTGGTCGATGAACTCAACTTGCGTCTGCACCACGACAAATAA
- a CDS encoding methyl-accepting chemotaxis protein has protein sequence MIATEHATSQLSREALAAASEAHHSSAAGRTELVDSIARMHQLSQRANASRELIEALSLRSDDIQRVTLVIQSIASQTNLLALNAAIEAARAGEHGRGFAVVADEVRGLAARTASATGEVGEMVADIQQRTAQVVEQIRELSSDLQTGVEQVEHTGQHLENIARLAAGVEGQVGEIARGAETNREQLDSLFKAIEQMRSDLAISDQQTRRLAEAAVQMEGQAETISERLAEVGLDDYHQRIYDLAREGASQIAARFEADVEQGRISLEDLFDRQYVPIANTQPAKFQTRFDRYTDQVLPTIQEPLLPRHEGLVFAIACTQQGYVPTHNQAFSQPLTGDVQVDAVNNRTKRKFADRTGIRCGSHQQPVLLQTYTRDTGELMHDLSVPIMVKGRHWGGLRLGYKPESPR, from the coding sequence ATGATCGCCACCGAACATGCGACGTCTCAGTTGAGCCGCGAAGCGCTGGCGGCAGCCAGTGAGGCGCATCACAGCAGTGCGGCGGGGCGAACCGAGTTGGTCGACTCGATCGCGCGCATGCACCAGCTCAGTCAGCGCGCCAATGCCAGTCGCGAACTGATCGAAGCCTTGAGTCTGCGCAGTGATGACATTCAGCGGGTGACGCTGGTGATCCAGTCGATTGCCAGTCAGACCAATCTGTTGGCGTTGAACGCGGCGATTGAAGCGGCGCGCGCCGGTGAACATGGTCGCGGGTTTGCCGTGGTGGCGGATGAGGTGCGCGGGCTGGCGGCCCGAACGGCGTCGGCCACGGGGGAAGTGGGCGAGATGGTCGCCGACATCCAGCAACGCACCGCACAAGTCGTGGAGCAGATCCGCGAGCTATCGAGCGACTTGCAGACGGGCGTCGAACAGGTCGAGCACACTGGTCAGCACTTGGAAAACATCGCACGCCTGGCGGCTGGCGTGGAAGGCCAGGTCGGCGAGATCGCCCGGGGCGCCGAGACCAATCGCGAACAACTCGATAGTCTGTTCAAAGCCATCGAGCAGATGCGCAGCGATCTGGCGATCAGTGATCAACAGACCCGTCGCCTCGCCGAAGCGGCAGTGCAGATGGAAGGGCAGGCGGAAACCATCAGCGAGCGCCTGGCTGAAGTCGGTCTCGATGATTACCACCAGCGTATTTATGACCTGGCGCGCGAAGGGGCGAGCCAGATTGCCGCGCGGTTCGAGGCGGATGTCGAGCAGGGACGGATCAGCCTTGAGGATCTGTTCGACCGTCAGTATGTGCCGATCGCGAATACCCAACCGGCCAAGTTTCAAACCCGCTTCGACCGTTATACCGATCAGGTTTTGCCGACGATTCAGGAACCGCTGTTGCCGCGTCACGAAGGTCTGGTGTTTGCCATCGCCTGCACGCAGCAGGGTTATGTGCCGACGCACAATCAGGCATTCAGTCAGCCGTTGACCGGGGATGTTCAGGTCGATGCGGTCAACAATCGCACCAAGCGCAAGTTTGCCGATCGCACCGGAATTCGCTGTGGCAGCCATCAGCAACCGGTGTTGTTGCAGACCTACACGCGTGACACGGGCGAGTTGATGCACGATTTGTCGGTGCCGATCATGGTCAAAGGCCGGCACTGGGGCGGGTTGCGGTTGGGCTATAAACCGGAAAGTCCGCGCTGA
- a CDS encoding ABC transporter substrate-binding protein, which translates to MNGFRRLLAAGLATLALLTSAQSAMAAQTPIHFADLNWESGSLITDVLRIIVEKGYGLPTDTLPGTTITLETALANNDIQVIGEEWAGRSPVWVKAEAEGKVVSLGDTVKGATEGWWVPEYVIKGDPAKGIKPLAPDLRSVSDLKKYKDVFKDPENPSKGRFLNSPIGWTSEVVNKQKLTAYGLQNDYTNFRSGSGAALDAEISSSIRRGKPVLFYYWSPTPLLGKFKLVQLEEPPFDAEAWKTLTDADNPDPKPTRSLASKLSIGVSTPFQKQYPEISEFFSKVDFPIEPLNKALAEMSEKHTAPRQAAEAFMKAHPDVWQAWLPKDVADKVSADLK; encoded by the coding sequence ATGAACGGATTTCGACGGTTGCTGGCCGCGGGCCTGGCCACATTGGCTTTGCTGACATCAGCGCAATCGGCCATGGCGGCACAGACACCGATCCATTTTGCCGACCTGAACTGGGAAAGCGGCAGCCTGATCACCGATGTTCTGCGGATCATCGTCGAGAAGGGTTATGGATTGCCAACCGACACCTTGCCCGGAACCACCATCACCCTGGAAACCGCGCTGGCCAACAATGACATCCAGGTGATTGGCGAGGAGTGGGCCGGGCGCAGCCCGGTGTGGGTCAAGGCGGAAGCCGAAGGCAAGGTGGTGAGCCTGGGCGATACGGTCAAGGGCGCCACCGAAGGCTGGTGGGTGCCGGAATACGTGATCAAGGGTGATCCGGCCAAGGGCATCAAGCCGCTGGCACCGGACTTGCGCAGTGTCAGTGACCTGAAAAAGTACAAGGACGTGTTCAAGGACCCGGAAAACCCGAGCAAGGGGCGCTTCCTCAATAGCCCGATCGGCTGGACGTCGGAGGTGGTCAACAAACAGAAGCTGACAGCTTACGGTTTGCAGAACGACTACACCAACTTCCGCAGCGGCTCGGGCGCGGCGCTGGATGCCGAAATCAGTTCGTCGATCCGTCGCGGTAAACCGGTGCTGTTTTATTACTGGTCACCCACGCCGTTGCTGGGCAAGTTCAAACTGGTGCAGCTGGAAGAGCCGCCGTTTGATGCCGAGGCCTGGAAGACGCTGACCGATGCCGATAATCCCGATCCGAAACCGACCCGCTCGCTGGCGTCGAAGCTGTCGATCGGGGTGTCTACGCCGTTTCAGAAGCAGTATCCGGAAATTTCCGAGTTCTTCAGCAAGGTCGATTTTCCGATCGAGCCGCTGAACAAGGCGTTGGCCGAGATGAGCGAGAAGCACACGGCGCCGCGTCAGGCAGCAGAAGCTTTCATGAAAGCGCACCCGGATGTGTGGCAGGCATGGTTGCCGAAGGATGTGGCGGATAAGGTGTCGGCTGATTTGAAATAA
- a CDS encoding glutathione S-transferase codes for MKLIGMLDSPYVRRVAISAKRLGIDLEHEPVSVFRHFEQFQQINPVVKAPTLILDDGVVLMDSTLILDYLETVAGNSLLPKDLSQRAHALRLIGLSLAACEKAVQLYYERNLRPADNQYQPWVERVEGQLAAAFTALEHELEKTGLPTDGTLSQAGISLAVAWSFTDLVVPDQIDVARYPHIARYTAYAETLEAFVSTPMT; via the coding sequence ATGAAACTGATCGGCATGCTGGACTCCCCTTACGTGCGCCGCGTGGCGATCTCCGCCAAACGCCTCGGTATCGACCTCGAACACGAGCCCGTCTCGGTGTTCCGCCACTTCGAGCAATTCCAGCAGATCAACCCGGTGGTCAAAGCGCCCACGCTGATCCTCGACGACGGCGTCGTCCTCATGGACTCGACCCTCATCCTCGACTACCTCGAAACCGTCGCCGGCAACAGCCTGCTGCCGAAAGACCTGAGCCAACGCGCCCACGCCCTGCGCCTGATCGGCCTCAGCCTCGCCGCCTGCGAAAAAGCCGTGCAACTCTATTACGAACGCAACCTGCGCCCGGCCGACAATCAATACCAACCGTGGGTCGAACGTGTCGAAGGCCAACTCGCCGCTGCGTTTACTGCGCTTGAACACGAACTCGAAAAAACCGGTTTGCCCACCGACGGCACCCTGAGCCAGGCCGGCATCAGCCTCGCCGTCGCCTGGAGCTTCACCGACCTCGTCGTCCCCGACCAGATCGATGTGGCGCGCTATCCGCACATCGCCCGCTACACCGCCTACGCTGAAACGCTTGAAGCGTTCGTCAGCACGCCGATGACCTGA
- a CDS encoding transposase: MMGQLSSGQERLFYSFNLEDHIPANHLLRSIDQCLDLSDLRHYLADFYSPIGRPSIDPELMIRMLIVGYCYGIRSERRLCEEAHLNLAYRWFCRLSLEDEVPNHSTFSKNRHGRFRDSDLFRWLFNEVLRRCMDAGLVKGEGFAVDASIIKADASRQRGVPGDEQVNWSDPSLTTRAVREYLEALDEEALAETLPKRLSLTDPQARWTAAPGGPAFYAYSTNYLIDTEHGVIMDVEPTPAHRTAEVESTKTMIERVEALFDIKPERLIGDTAYGTAPMLAWMVEEKDIEPHVPVWDKTERKNDSFSSNDFHWNEEAEEYRCPAGNPLRSEWRAFKNERSHVTKANTIIFRSRQTDCATCPMKAKCCPNTAFRKIARSVHEAARDVARRIAATPAYQRSRHERKKVEMLFAHLKRILKLDRLRLRGMSGATDEFTLAAAVQNLRRLAKFSSQGPPVTG; encoded by the coding sequence ATGATGGGACAGTTATCGAGTGGGCAGGAGCGGCTGTTTTACTCGTTCAACCTTGAAGATCACATCCCAGCCAATCATCTTCTGCGCAGCATTGATCAGTGTCTCGATCTGAGTGACCTGCGCCATTACCTCGCCGATTTCTATAGCCCGATTGGACGTCCGTCGATTGATCCTGAACTGATGATCCGCATGCTGATCGTCGGCTACTGCTATGGCATCCGCTCCGAACGACGGTTGTGCGAAGAGGCCCATTTGAACCTGGCGTATCGCTGGTTCTGCCGGTTGAGCCTTGAAGATGAAGTGCCCAACCACTCGACCTTTTCCAAAAATCGACACGGCCGTTTTCGGGACAGTGATCTGTTTCGCTGGTTGTTCAATGAAGTGCTGCGTCGTTGCATGGACGCAGGCTTGGTCAAAGGTGAAGGCTTTGCCGTGGACGCCAGCATCATCAAGGCGGATGCGAGTCGGCAGCGCGGCGTACCGGGAGATGAACAGGTCAACTGGAGCGATCCATCCCTGACCACTCGCGCCGTGCGTGAGTATCTTGAGGCGCTCGATGAAGAGGCTCTGGCCGAAACGCTACCGAAGCGCCTGTCGCTGACGGATCCTCAGGCCCGTTGGACCGCTGCTCCAGGCGGCCCAGCTTTCTACGCTTACTCCACGAATTATCTGATCGATACCGAGCACGGCGTGATCATGGATGTGGAACCCACACCGGCTCATCGAACCGCAGAAGTCGAGAGCACCAAGACGATGATCGAACGGGTCGAAGCGCTGTTCGACATCAAGCCGGAACGCCTCATTGGCGACACCGCTTACGGTACCGCGCCGATGCTGGCCTGGATGGTGGAGGAAAAAGACATCGAGCCGCATGTGCCGGTGTGGGACAAAACTGAGCGCAAGAACGACAGCTTTTCGAGTAACGATTTCCACTGGAATGAAGAGGCCGAGGAATACCGCTGCCCAGCCGGCAACCCATTGCGCAGCGAATGGCGAGCCTTCAAAAACGAGCGTTCACACGTCACCAAAGCCAACACCATCATCTTCCGATCCCGGCAGACCGATTGCGCTACGTGTCCGATGAAAGCCAAGTGCTGCCCGAACACTGCGTTCCGCAAGATCGCTCGCAGCGTCCATGAAGCCGCTCGCGATGTGGCTCGGCGCATTGCAGCAACGCCGGCATATCAGCGCTCTCGCCACGAACGTAAAAAGGTCGAAATGTTGTTTGCCCACCTCAAGCGCATCCTGAAATTGGATCGCCTGCGGCTACGTGGCATGAGTGGCGCGACGGATGAATTCACGCTGGCCGCTGCGGTGCAGAACCTGCGACGGCTGGCCAAATTTTCATCTCAAGGGCCACCAGTCACGGGATAG
- a CDS encoding IS256 family transposase, which produces MPTKKKPLRDLPKIPKELLEEFGEGLITAEAIEDASAAFKKALIERALSAELGHHLGYPPGAQRPEDETNQRNGKTGKTILTGDGPLRLEIPRDRDGSFAPILIPKHERRYTGFDDKIIAMYARGMTVREIRAFLSEQYGTDVSHDFISSVTHEVMEEIGAWQQRPLEPMYPVIFFDALRVKIREEGLVRNKAIYLALGVLPDGTRDILGIWIENTEGAKFWMKVFNDLKTRGVEDVLIAVTDGLKGMPEALSAVFPATTLQTCIVHLIRNSLDYAAWDKRRELAKALKPIYQAINAEAAEEALDAFENGPWGKQYPTVVAAWRRAWDRVIPFFVFPPAIRKVIYTTNAIESINAQLRKIIKTRGHFPTDDAATKLIWLGLRNITANWGSAAHDWKSAMNQFAILYGDRFIRPTW; this is translated from the coding sequence ATGCCAACCAAAAAGAAACCCCTGCGTGACCTACCAAAAATCCCCAAGGAGCTGCTCGAAGAGTTCGGTGAGGGGCTGATTACCGCAGAGGCTATTGAAGACGCTTCTGCGGCCTTCAAGAAGGCCTTGATTGAGCGAGCATTGAGTGCCGAGCTCGGTCACCACCTGGGGTATCCGCCGGGCGCGCAGCGCCCAGAGGATGAAACCAACCAGCGCAATGGCAAAACGGGCAAGACGATTTTGACGGGGGATGGCCCGCTGCGGCTGGAGATTCCCCGTGATCGGGATGGCAGTTTTGCCCCCATTCTGATCCCCAAGCATGAGCGGCGTTACACCGGTTTTGATGACAAGATCATCGCCATGTATGCCCGAGGCATGACCGTTCGAGAAATCCGCGCTTTCCTCTCTGAGCAATACGGGACGGACGTTTCCCATGACTTCATCAGCTCAGTCACGCACGAGGTGATGGAGGAAATTGGTGCGTGGCAACAGCGACCGCTTGAGCCGATGTACCCAGTCATTTTCTTCGATGCGCTGCGGGTCAAGATCCGAGAAGAAGGCCTTGTCCGCAACAAGGCGATTTACTTGGCGCTGGGTGTTTTACCCGATGGAACGCGCGATATTCTTGGTATCTGGATCGAAAACACCGAGGGTGCGAAGTTCTGGATGAAGGTCTTCAACGACCTCAAGACCCGCGGCGTAGAGGACGTGCTGATCGCCGTGACTGACGGTCTCAAAGGCATGCCAGAGGCGCTAAGCGCAGTATTTCCGGCAACAACGCTGCAAACATGCATCGTCCACTTGATCCGCAACAGCCTCGATTACGCGGCGTGGGACAAGCGCCGTGAGCTGGCCAAGGCGCTAAAACCGATCTATCAAGCCATCAACGCAGAAGCGGCTGAGGAAGCACTGGATGCCTTTGAAAATGGCCCTTGGGGTAAGCAATACCCAACGGTGGTGGCGGCCTGGAGACGAGCCTGGGATCGAGTGATTCCATTTTTTGTCTTCCCGCCTGCCATTCGAAAAGTGATCTATACGACCAACGCTATCGAAAGCATCAACGCTCAGCTACGCAAGATCATCAAGACCCGGGGCCACTTCCCGACGGATGACGCAGCGACCAAGCTGATCTGGCTTGGGCTGCGTAACATCACGGCAAACTGGGGCTCGGCGGCTCATGACTGGAAGAGTGCGATGAACCAATTTGCGATTCTGTACGGAGATCGATTTATCAGGCCGACCTGGTAA